GAGATTTCTAAATATATAGCACAAATCAAAGGCACAGATAAAAATGTTGGTGCAGCTATATTGGAAGAATTTTACGCTATTTTCCAATCAAATCAATATATAAATGCTGGTGGTTTTGAGTATGCAAAAGAGTTATTATATCGCGTTCTTGGTCCAGATGAAGCAAAAAGAGTGCTTGATAAATTATCAAAACAAATGCAAACTGCTCAAAATTTCTCATATTTATCAAAAGTAAGACCACAACAACTTGCAGAATTTATTGCAGGCGAGCACCCACAAGCAATAGCATTGATTCTTGCACATATGGATTCAAATAGTGCAGCAGAGACTTTGAGCTATTTTTCTGATAATCAAAGAGCCGATGTTGCAATAAGAATGGCATCTTTGGGAGATATAGCACCACCTATTGTAAAGAGAGTTTCAGCGGTATTAGAAAATCAGCTAGATTCTCTTACTAGTTATAAAGTCGAAGTTGGTGGTCCAAGAGCTGTTGCAGAGATATTTAATCGCTTAGGACAAAAAGCAGCTAAAACTACAATAGCTCATATTGAGCAAATTGATGAGCAATTAGCAGCCAAAATCAAAGAGATGATGTTTACATTTGAAGACATTGTCAAACTTGATAATAATGCAATTAGAGAAATATTAAAAAATGTTGATAAAAAGGATTTGACATTATCCTTAAAATCAGCACCAGAAGAATTAAAACAGAAATTCTTATCAAATATGAGTCAAAGAGCAGGAGAGCAATTCATAGAAGAATTACAATATCTAGGTGTTGTTAAGGTAAGGGATGTAGAAAATTCTCAAAGAAAAGTGGTAGAACTTGTCCAAACTCTATCAGAACAAGGAACTATACAAATAGGCGAAGAAGATGATGTTGTTGAATAGTAATGATAAAAGTATTATTTCTTCACAAGAATTAGATAATCACAATATGGCAAGATATGAGTTTAAAAAAATAAATACAAAAGAGATAAAAGAAACTAAAAAAAATATTCATATAGAAGAAAATATACCTACTCAAAGTCAAGTATCAATGATACAAAGCAGTATAGAAAAAGAGTTAATAGAAAAACTTTTGATTAAAAGTGATGATTTGTCGAATTCATTAAATAATTTTCAAATACAATTTGAAAAATTACAATCACAAATAAATGAAAAAGAAAAAACAGCAAGAGAAGAAGGCTTTAAAGAAGGAGAATTAAAAGCAACATTAAATTTTAAAGATGAATTAGAAAAAGAAAAAGAAAAAGTCACAAAATCCATCATAACACTAAATGAAACAATAGAAAATATAAAAAAACAAATAGTAAATCTAGAATCTGAATTAAGCTCGATTGCTCTTGACATAGCAAAAGAAGTAATAATAAAAGAAGTTGATACAAATAGCTCAAAAATAGCAGCTTTAATAAGCAAGGAATTGCTCCAATCAATGAGCACAAATCTAAATATCATCATCAAAGTAAATCCAATAGATTTTGAACATTTAAACAATGTCTTTAAAAATAATCAAAATATCAAAATAAAAAGTGATGATGCAATTCAAAAAGGTGGGGTTGTAGTAATTAGTGATAATGGCAATATTGATGGAAATATAATGTCAAGATATCAGATTCTAAAACAAAGTGTATTGGAAAATTTTAGAGATTAGATTTTTAAAGTGAGATTTTAAATGATTGATCTAAAAAACATGAGTATAGATGAATTATGTGCGCAAGCAGAAAGTATTAGAAATAGAATAATAGAAGTTGTTAGCAAAAATGGCGGACATTTAAGCTCGAATCTTGGTAGTGTTGAGCTAATAATTGCCATGCATTATGTATTTGACTGCAAAGAATATCCTTTTATTTTTGATGTTAGCCATCAAGCATATGCTCATAAATTAATAACAGATAGATGGGATAGCTTTGATACACTGCGACAAACAAATGGAATAAGCGGATTTACAAAGCCAAGCGAATCTAGTAGTGATTATTTTATAGCTGGGCATAGCTCTACCTCGCTTTCTCTTGGTGTAGGTGCTGCAAGAGCAATAAGATTAAATAATGAACATAGAATCCCTATTGTATTAATTGGTGATGGTGCTATGAGTGCTGGTTTGACTTATGAGGCACTTGATGAGATAGGGGATATAAAATACCCAATGATTATTATATTAAATGATAATGAAATGAGCATTAGCAAGCCAATAGGTGCAATTAGCAAGTATTTATCTACCACAACTGCTACAAAATTTTATCAAGAAGTAAGAGGTGGAATAAAAAAGATTTTACAAAATTTACCAGATAGTGCCACTTATATGGCAAAACGATTTGAAGAATCTTTTAAATTAATAACTCCAGGAATCTTATTTGAAGAATTAGGATTAAATTATATTGGACCAATAGATGGACACAATATAAGTGAATTGATAAATATATTTCAAAAAGCAAAGAATTTTAATTCACCTGTTTTAATACACACCCAAACTACTAAAGGATATGGATATAAGATTGCTGAAGGAAAATATGAAAAATGGCATAGTGTCCCGCCATTTTGCATAGATACAGGGATTCCACTAAATCCTACAAAATCAATTAATCCAACTAAAATCTTTGCAAATAAATTATTAGAATTAGCAAAAAAAGATGAAAAAATAGTAGGCGTTACTGCTGCTATGCCAAGTGGCACAGGGCTTGATCTCTTGATTGATAGTTTCCCAAATCGTTTTTTTGATGTAGCTATTGCAGAAGCTCATGCTACAACTTCAATGGCAGCGATGGCAAAAGAGGGATATAAGCCATTTGTTGTTATATATTCTACATTTTTACAAAGAGCATTTGATAGCATTATACACGATGTAAGTATTATGAATTTACCTGTGAAGTTTGCCATTGATAGAGCGGGTATTGTTGGTGAAGATGGGGAAACTCATCAAGGTGCATTTGATATTTCATATCTAAATCTTATTCCAAATATGGTTATTTACGCCCCAAGAGATGATGAAAGCTTAGAGTTAGCCTTAGAGTTTGCCACAAATTATAATGATTCGCCACTAGCTTTTAGATATCCTAGAGGTGGTTTTTTGTTGCCAAATAAAACATATCAAAATAATAATTTTGAATTAGGCAAAGCTGAGATCCTAAATAAAGGAAGCGATATTGCATTTTTAGGTTTTGGAAATGGAGTAGGAAGGGCACATTTGGTAAATGAAGCACTACAAAATAAAGCTACTTTAGTTGATTTGCGATTTGCTAAGCCCCTTGATATTGGTTTGATAAAAGAGATAGCCAAAACTCATAAAAAACTATATATATTTAGCGATGGTGTAAAGCTTGGTGGCATAGCACAAAATATTAGCTATATTTTATTAGAAGATTCTATATTTACTAAAATAAAAAGTTTTGAATTTCAAGATATCTTCATTCCACATGGCAAGACACAAGAAGTAGAAAAAATCTTAAATCTTGATACCCAAAGTATCTTGAATGCAATACAAGGAGATCTAAAAAATCTATGATACTTCGTATTTTTTTAAATAAAAATGAATTATTTTTAACACTTATTTTTTTAGTATTTTTTGTTTTTGCTATGTTTGATTTATACAATCAAAGTGCGATGAAATATATAGAAGATTCTTTTAGCTTTGCACTAACAAATATTGGCATTGTATCAGTGCTAAAAATAATATCTGGGGCAATTCCTCTAACCGATGGGATTAGCGATATATTAGATAAGATATTTAATTTTTTCTTTCTTGCAAATATTTTGATTGGAATCCAATATGTTTTGCTTATTGTAAATAAGATTCTATTTATAAAGATTCTAATTATTTTATTTTTTGCTTTTAGATTTATCCCTCAATTTAAATCTATTGCAACAAAGATTCTAATTATTTTATTATTTTTTAATCCTGGGCTAAATCTATATATCGGTGCAATAAAAATCATATCCAATCAAGCAAATATGACTATTAATGATGATTTAGATAAAAAGATACATCATATAAAAGATATTTTAGGAATTAATCCTAAGGTTGAAATAGAAATTAGAGAGCTAGGCGATACAAGAGGCACATTATCTAAAGTAATAGGCGAGATTGGTATTTTTGGTAAAAATATACAAGATACCGCACAGGCTATCACAAATACGATAATAGACCCAATAGACGCCACTCAAAAGACTTTAGATGAAGCAAAAGCAAAAATATTAAAAAGCATGCAAGTAATAGGCGATAGTCTTAGCGTGATTTTAAGTTTAAGTATCAAATATATATTAAATGTATTTTTCTTATACTTTTTGATGCCTATATTGTATTTTTATATAATGTATAAAGTAATAAACTACAAGCCACTATATCACAAAGAAATCATGCACAGCATTGAAGCAAAGCTTTAATTAGCTTTGTTTAAAAATGTATTTATCCTATTTTTTACTTCATCTTTTCCAAGTATAAAAATAAGTTCATTTATGCCAATCCCGCCACTTTTTCCAAGCAAGGCACATCGCAGGGCACTAAATAATTTACCAATTTTGATATTTTTATCTTCTACAAAATTATGCAAGCAATGGCTTATATTTTCAATGCTATCAAAATTATTAATAGAATCTATCGCAGGAATAAGCATTTCTTTTATTTCTTTATCTATTTTTGCATTCATTTTTTCATCATAAGATTCTACTTTTTTTAGTATAGAATCTATCATATCTTTTAGCTCTATTAGAGTATTTGCTCGCTCTTTAGTTTCTTTTAGCAAAACTTCTTTTTTGCTAGATTCTAGATTGATATTTAGCATTTTTTCTAATTTTTCATTTTGTGTATTTTTTATATGTAAGTTATTTAACCATAACAATTTGCTCTCATTATATATTGATGGTGAGCTGCTTAGATTATCTAGGGTAAATAAATCTATCATTTCTTGCATGCTAAATACTTCTTTGTCTCCATAGCTAAAACCAAGTCTAAGCAAGAAATTTAGTAAAGATTCTCCTAAATATCCCATTTCTTTATATTCCATAACATTCAAAGCACCATCTCTTTTGCTTAGCTTTTTTCCTTCTTTGTTTAATATCATTGGAATATGGCAAAAATTTGGAATCTTAAAATCAAGCGCTTTATATACTAATATTTGTTTTGGTGTATTTGTAAGGTGGTCATCACCTCTTATTATATCAGTTACACCCATTAGGGCATCATCGATTGCTACTACAAAATTATATGTTGGCGTGCCATCACTTCTTGCAATAATAAAGTCATCCATTTCTTTTGCATTAATTACAATCTTGCCTTTTAGTTTATCTATAAATTCTATACTTCCATCAAGTGGTGCTT
Above is a window of Helicobacter sp. MIT 99-5507 DNA encoding:
- the fliG gene encoding flagellar motor switch protein FliG, which gives rise to MAFNLTPKQRAQYDEFSMAEKIAILLIQLGDGITGDIFAHLDIDSITEISKYIAQIKGTDKNVGAAILEEFYAIFQSNQYINAGGFEYAKELLYRVLGPDEAKRVLDKLSKQMQTAQNFSYLSKVRPQQLAEFIAGEHPQAIALILAHMDSNSAAETLSYFSDNQRADVAIRMASLGDIAPPIVKRVSAVLENQLDSLTSYKVEVGGPRAVAEIFNRLGQKAAKTTIAHIEQIDEQLAAKIKEMMFTFEDIVKLDNNAIREILKNVDKKDLTLSLKSAPEELKQKFLSNMSQRAGEQFIEELQYLGVVKVRDVENSQRKVVELVQTLSEQGTIQIGEEDDVVE
- the fliH gene encoding flagellar assembly protein FliH, whose translation is MMLLNSNDKSIISSQELDNHNMARYEFKKINTKEIKETKKNIHIEENIPTQSQVSMIQSSIEKELIEKLLIKSDDLSNSLNNFQIQFEKLQSQINEKEKTAREEGFKEGELKATLNFKDELEKEKEKVTKSIITLNETIENIKKQIVNLESELSSIALDIAKEVIIKEVDTNSSKIAALISKELLQSMSTNLNIIIKVNPIDFEHLNNVFKNNQNIKIKSDDAIQKGGVVVISDNGNIDGNIMSRYQILKQSVLENFRD
- the dxs gene encoding 1-deoxy-D-xylulose-5-phosphate synthase, whose amino-acid sequence is MIDLKNMSIDELCAQAESIRNRIIEVVSKNGGHLSSNLGSVELIIAMHYVFDCKEYPFIFDVSHQAYAHKLITDRWDSFDTLRQTNGISGFTKPSESSSDYFIAGHSSTSLSLGVGAARAIRLNNEHRIPIVLIGDGAMSAGLTYEALDEIGDIKYPMIIILNDNEMSISKPIGAISKYLSTTTATKFYQEVRGGIKKILQNLPDSATYMAKRFEESFKLITPGILFEELGLNYIGPIDGHNISELINIFQKAKNFNSPVLIHTQTTKGYGYKIAEGKYEKWHSVPPFCIDTGIPLNPTKSINPTKIFANKLLELAKKDEKIVGVTAAMPSGTGLDLLIDSFPNRFFDVAIAEAHATTSMAAMAKEGYKPFVVIYSTFLQRAFDSIIHDVSIMNLPVKFAIDRAGIVGEDGETHQGAFDISYLNLIPNMVIYAPRDDESLELALEFATNYNDSPLAFRYPRGGFLLPNKTYQNNNFELGKAEILNKGSDIAFLGFGNGVGRAHLVNEALQNKATLVDLRFAKPLDIGLIKEIAKTHKKLYIFSDGVKLGGIAQNISYILLEDSIFTKIKSFEFQDIFIPHGKTQEVEKILNLDTQSILNAIQGDLKNL
- the gltX gene encoding glutamate--tRNA ligase; this encodes MAMIVTRFAPSPTGYLHIGGLRTALFNFLYAKKNKGKFLLRIEDTDFNRNSIEATEAIIKTFDWVGLNYDNDEVIYQSKRLEIYKKYIDILLEKNLAYYCYMTKEELDSLREQQKKEGKTAKYDNRYRDFTGIPPKVQPVVRIKAPLDGSIEFIDKLKGKIVINAKEMDDFIIARSDGTPTYNFVVAIDDALMGVTDIIRGDDHLTNTPKQILVYKALDFKIPNFCHIPMILNKEGKKLSKRDGALNVMEYKEMGYLGESLLNFLLRLGFSYGDKEVFSMQEMIDLFTLDNLSSSPSIYNESKLLWLNNLHIKNTQNEKLEKMLNINLESSKKEVLLKETKERANTLIELKDMIDSILKKVESYDEKMNAKIDKEIKEMLIPAIDSINNFDSIENISHCLHNFVEDKNIKIGKLFSALRCALLGKSGGIGINELIFILGKDEVKNRINTFLNKAN